One Propionispora hippei DSM 15287 genomic region harbors:
- a CDS encoding DUF3870 domain-containing protein, whose protein sequence is MFILSKILCDDLVLFSGYAKLPIGITANEIYKVVGIVVLVKVATGEIVEADCTLATKLARRHIADSLVGYSLKDGVDELVHLIDRIYQGGAKKSLITTLRIIFDKYRSYTEEHHVQPAE, encoded by the coding sequence GTGTTTATCCTGAGTAAAATATTGTGTGATGATCTGGTTTTATTTTCCGGTTATGCCAAATTGCCAATTGGCATAACCGCCAATGAGATATATAAGGTTGTGGGAATTGTCGTCCTGGTGAAGGTTGCGACAGGTGAAATTGTGGAGGCCGACTGTACATTGGCTACTAAACTGGCCAGAAGGCATATTGCGGACTCGTTGGTCGGCTACAGCCTGAAGGACGGAGTGGATGAACTGGTACATTTGATTGACCGGATTTATCAGGGCGGCGCTAAAAAGTCGTTAATTACGACGCTCCGGATTATTTTTGACAAATACCGCAGCTATACCGAAGAACACCATGTACAGCCTGCCGAATAA
- a CDS encoding 3D domain-containing protein, which yields MVRLRRFFLTAVFVCILLAVHAVVFAAPGDTALKVGMRGDDVQVLQKLLTDAGFYQGPIDGVFGNGTLRAVTEFQISNGLAVDGVAGSETFAYLNRGGTGSDTSRYSRSISMRASGYSAFDPGNSSYTARGTQLRKGLVAVDPNVIPLGTRLYIPGYGYAIADDTGGAIRGNVIDLAFDSHADALRFGRQQVTVYIID from the coding sequence GTGGTACGATTGAGGAGATTTTTCCTTACAGCAGTGTTCGTCTGTATACTGCTTGCCGTACATGCCGTTGTGTTTGCCGCGCCGGGAGACACGGCGCTCAAAGTGGGCATGCGCGGTGATGACGTACAGGTATTGCAGAAACTGTTGACTGATGCCGGGTTTTATCAGGGGCCTATTGACGGAGTGTTTGGCAACGGCACGCTCCGGGCGGTTACGGAGTTCCAGATCAGCAACGGCTTGGCTGTGGACGGAGTTGCCGGCAGCGAAACCTTTGCTTATCTGAATCGTGGCGGCACCGGTTCGGATACCAGCCGCTACAGCCGTTCAATCAGCATGCGGGCCTCCGGCTATAGTGCGTTTGATCCCGGTAATTCCAGTTATACAGCTCGTGGTACTCAATTGCGCAAGGGCCTAGTTGCAGTGGATCCCAATGTGATTCCCTTAGGAACCCGTTTATACATACCAGGATATGGATATGCTATCGCCGATGACACAGGTGGAGCAATTCGTGGTAACGTAATCGATTTAGCGTTTGACAGTCATGCCGATGCCCTGCGGTTTGGCAGGCAGCAGGTAACTGTATACATTATTGATTGA